A region of the Candidatus Methylomirabilis oxygeniifera genome:
GCGCTGAATGGTTTGCTCGCTGCACCCGAACAGCTTCGCCAACTCATAACGGCTTGCCTTCGGATGCTTCTTCATTGCGGCAAGCACGTCTTCCCGCGTGATGGCAATCTTCTTGTTGCTGATGTTATTTGCCATGTAACGCGGCATCTCTGTGTCGGTGAAGCAAAGAATGTCGCTGATATTAATCACCATGAAGGAGCCGGACTTCATGACACGCGCATGCTCCACGATTACGCCGCGCAGAAGTTCTTGCCACTGCTGGAAAGTAAGGTGTGCCTCGTAATTCTTGCCAACGAAGTACGGCGGAGACCAAAAACTCAAATCTATGCTTGCTGCTGGAAACGACCGCAGCACAGCAATGGAATCGCCTGTGTAAATTCTGTTGACGTGGTTTTCGTCGGCGAGTAGTTGGGCTTTCGCTGCTGTTGGCCTGCATGCCAACACAACGTCAGTAATCGCATTTAGAGCAGCTAACTCACTCCTCATGAGGTCAACTCACAATAAGTGGTCCGACTCCCAACCGTTGCATCTACGAAGCTGCCTAGCCTCTTCAAAGTATAATACAATATATTACCATCATTTATGCGAAAGATAAATTCATCGATTAGAGATTTGATCGTGGAGAGAAATTGTGCAGTGAAGAGCTTGTCTGCCATGCCTTTACACCTTGTTTTAG
Encoded here:
- a CDS encoding protein of unknown function (Evidence 5 : No homology to any previously reported sequences), whose amino-acid sequence is MADKLFTAQFLSTIKSLIDEFIFRINDGNILYYTLKRLGSFVDATVGSRTTYCELTS